The following are encoded together in the Lathyrus oleraceus cultivar Zhongwan6 chromosome 3, CAAS_Psat_ZW6_1.0, whole genome shotgun sequence genome:
- the LOC127128646 gene encoding phenolic glucoside malonyltransferase 1, with translation MMSSNNNIKIHEHFKVVPPSSSQTTTISLTYFDIFWLRFHPVERVFFYTLPNSQSHPSFFFQKIVPNLKSSLSLTLQHFLPLAGKVVWPSDSSKPFIQFNPNDNDDAVSLLIAESDLDFNHVIENSPQEASLSRSLIPYLESTGSFASVISIQITLFPKSGFSIGITTHHAVLDGKSSTMFIKAWAYLCNKMIKTEEESPTLLPELMPLFNREIIKDPNELQAKFTENLNEMATKMFPNEKPNQRSLKIFAFEPKLDSLRATFKLTREDLDKIKQRVLSKWEIMDTNESKPKPETLSSFILTCAYSLVCIAKAIHEVEKEKEKFGFVFTVDCRGRLEPPIPKNYFGNCVWGIIIDTQPLDFIKEDGDFLVAKSMHEKIKMVNQNGFDKFTPMPNEGIEVIGLAGSNRFGVYEIDFGWGRPEKVEIVSIDRGLTIGLAESKDGNGGVEVGVVLKKDVMDLFRNLFLEGLGRN, from the coding sequence ATGATGTCTTCCAACAACAACATTAAAATCCACGAACACTTCAAAGTTGTTCCTCCATCTTCATCCCAAACAACAACAATCTCTCTCACTTACTTTGATATATTTTGGCTAAGGTTCCATCCAGTAGAACGTGTTTTCTTCTACACCCTCCCAAATTCACAATCACACCCCTCTTTCTTCTTTCAAAAAATTGTTCCAAATCTCAAATCTTCACTCTCTTTAACCCTTCAACACTTTCTCCCTTTAGCTGGTAAAGTCGTTTGGCCTTCGGATTCTTCAAAACCATTCATCCAATTCAATCCCAATGATAATGATGATGCAGTTTCATTGCTCATTGCAGAATCTGATTTGGATTTCAACCATGTCATTGAAAACTCACCACAAGAAGCTTCCTTGTCTCGTTCTCTTATACCCTATTTAGAATCAACAGGTTCTTTTGCTTCTGTTATCTCAATTCAAATAACCCTTTTTCCAAAAAGTGGTTTTTCTATTGGAATCACCACACACCATGCAGTTCTAGATGGAAAATCTTCAACAATGTTCATCAAAGCTTGGGCTTATCTATGCAACAAAATGATTAAAACCGAAGAAGAATCACCAACTTTGTTACCAGAGTTAATGCCTTTATTCAACAGGGAAATCATCAAAGACCCAAATGAACTTCAAGCAAAATTCACAGAGAATTTGAATGAAATGGCAACCAAGATGTTCCCAAATGAAAAACCAAACCAACGAAGCTTGAAGATATTCGCTTTCGAACCAAAACTCGACTCTCTTCGTGCTACGTTCAAGCTCACGCGTGAAGATTTGGATAAGATAAAGCAAAGGGTGTTATCGAAATGGGAAATAATGGATACAAATGAATCAAAGCCGAAGCCAGAGACTCTATCTTCTTTTATTCTCACTTGTGCTTATTCACTTGTTTGTATTGCAAAAGCTATTCATGAGGTagaaaaagagaaagagaagTTTGGTTTTGTTTTCACAGTAGATTGCAGAGGAAGGTTAGAGCCACCAATACCAAAAAACTATTTCGGAAACTGTGTTTGGGGGATTATCATTGATACACAGCCATTGGATTTCATAAAAGAAGATGGTGATTTTTTAGTTGCAAAGAGCATGCATGAGAAAATAAAGATGGTGAATCAAAATGGGTTTGATAAATTTACTCCTATGCCAAATGAAGGGATCGAAGTAATTGGATTGGCGGGTTCTAATAGATTTGGTGTTTATGAGATTGATTTTGGTTGGGGAAGGCCGGAAAAGGTGGAGATAGTGTCGATTGATAGAGGTTTAACAATTGGTTTGGCAGAAAGCAAAGATGGGAATGGTGGAGTTGAAGTTGGAGTAGTTCTTAAGAAAGATGTAATGGATCTCTTTAGAAATTTGTTTCTTGAAGGACTAGGTAGGAATTAG